In one window of uncultured Acetobacteroides sp. DNA:
- a CDS encoding STAS domain-containing protein has protein sequence MGTFSVKNEIAPAQGGQTITVEGDITLENSDALRQELLAMVSNGGAVHLIASNVEKIDLSGLQLLVSLQKLLQQENRTLTFEIIYSGDAQSLVECSGYSSLLR, from the coding sequence ATGGGAACATTTAGCGTAAAAAACGAAATAGCTCCTGCACAGGGAGGACAAACGATTACCGTAGAGGGCGACATTACCCTTGAGAATAGCGATGCGCTAAGGCAGGAGCTGTTGGCTATGGTTAGTAACGGTGGAGCGGTGCATCTTATTGCCTCGAATGTCGAGAAGATCGACCTCTCGGGGTTACAGCTGCTGGTATCGCTCCAGAAGCTGCTGCAGCAGGAGAACCGGACGCTGACCTTCGAGATTATCTACTCGGGCGATGCGCAGAGCTTGGTTGAA